DNA sequence from the Ramlibacter agri genome:
CAGCGAGTCGAGCAGCTGCGAGCGCATCTCGTGCACGCCGCGCACCAGGCCGTCCAGCAGCTTCTCGCCCGCGGGCGTCAGGTGCAACTGCAGCTGGCGCCGGTTGGTGGCGACCACGGTGCGCTCCAGCAATCCCTTGCTTTCCAGGCGGGCGGCGGCGGTGGCCGTCGTCGAGGTGTCGAGCGCGATGCGCCTGGCGAGGCCGACCTGGTCGATGCCCGGCACCTCGTGGACCATGCGCAGGATGGCGTACTGGATGGGCGTGACGTCGCGCCCGACGTGCTCGTCGAACATGCCTTGCGCGATCTGGTGCGCGCGGCGGATCAGGTGACCCGGCTGCTCGTACAGGTCTTCCCCCACCTCGCGCTGGACGGCTTTCCTGCCGCTGGCTGCCTTCATGCCCGCATTGTCCGGGAAAACACCGAGCCCTCTCGCGTCCCAATATTCAGTACACTGATTGTCAGTATGCTGAATGTAGGAGTATCCATGCATCGTCGCCATTGCCTCGCGGCCGCCGTCCTCGCCGCCGCGCCTTTCCTCGCCTGCGCCCAGGCGGCGCCCTTCAAGGTCGGCCTGATCCTGCCGATGACCGGGCCCTTCGCTTCCACCGGCAAGCAGATCGACGCAGCCGTGCGCCTGTACCTGGCGCAGAACGGCAGCAAGGTCGCCGGCCGCCAGGTCGAAGTGCTGCTGAAGGACGACCAGGGCCTGCCGGAGACGACGCGGCGCCTGGCGCAGGAGCTGATCGTCGGCGACAAGGTCGACGTGCTGGCCGGTTTCGGCGTCACGCCGGCGGCGCTGGCCGTGGCACCGCTGGCGACGCAATCTAAGACGCCGTCGGTCATCATGGCCGCCGCCACTTCCAGCATCGTCGGCGCCTCGCCGTACTTCGTGCGCACCAGCTATACGCTGCAGCAATCCGCCTCGACGATGGCGGAGTGGGTGCACAGGAACGGCATCAAGGACGTCGTGACCATGGTGTCCGACTACGGCCCCGGCATCGACGCCGAGAAGGTGTTCAAGGAGCGGGTGGAAGCCAATGGCGGCAAGGTGCCGGAGACGATCCGCGTGCCGATGCGCAACCCGGACTTCGCGCCCTTCCTGCAGCGCGTGCGCGATCGCAAGCCGGACGCCGTGTTCGTGTTCATCCCGTCCGGGCCCGCCGCGGGCCTGATGAAGCAGTTCTCCGAGCGCGGGCTGGACAAGGCCGGCATCCGCCTCATCGGCGATGGCGGCGTGACCGACGACGACCTGCTGAACGACATGGGCGATGCCGCCCTGGGCGTGGTCACTTCCTTCCACTATTCCGCCGCGCATCCTTCGGCCACCAATCGCAAGTTCGTCGACGCCTTCATGGCGGCCAACAAGGGCTTGCGGCCCAACTTCATGGCCGTGGGCGGCTACGACGGCATGCGCGTGATCTGCAAGGCGCTCGAAGCCACCAAGGGCAAGGGCGGCGGCGACGTGCTGGTGGCGGCCATGCGCGGCCAGACCTTCGAGAGCCCGCGCGGACCGGTCGTCATCGACGCGCAGTCGGGCGAGATCATCCAGGACGTCTACATCCGCCGCGTCGAGAAGAAGGACGGCCAGCTGTGGAACGTCGAGATCGACGTGAGCAAGGGCGTGCGCGACCGCGCTTCGAGGAGCTGAGCATGGAAGCGAACACGCAGAACCTCGCGCACCAGGCGCCGTTTCCCTCGGACCGCTGGTGGGTCGCCGGCTTCGGCTGGGAGCTGAAGGACCAGCCGCTCGCGCGCACCTTGCTCGACGTGCCGCTGGTGCTGTTCCGCACGCCCGACGGCCAGGTGGCCGCGCTGGAAGACCGCTGCTGCCACAAGGAACTGCCGCTGTCGCTGGGCGCCATCGAGCCGCGCGGCCTGCGCTGCGGCTACCACGGCTTGCTGTTCGACTGCCAGGGCACTTGCGTCGAGATCCCCGGGCAGGAAGCGATCCCGGCCAAGGCGCGCGTGCGCTCCTACGAGCTGCGCGAACGTGACCAGGTGCTGTGGCTGTGGCACGGCTCCACGCCGGACAGCCGGCCGGACTCCGAGCCGCCCGCCTATCCCTTCCACACGGACCCGGCCTTCCGCTTCGGCGGCGATATGGTGCACTACGACGCGCCTTACCAGCTGGTGCACGACAACCTGCTGGACCTGAGTCACCTGGGCTACGTGCACGTGCACACGATCGGCGGCAACCCGGGGCTGCACATGAACGCGCAGATGAAGGTGACGCAGGACGGCGAGGTGGTGAAGGTGGTCCGCCACATGCCCGGGTCGGAGGCGCCGCCCACGTATGCGCAGGCCTGGCCCTTCCGCGGCCGGATCGACCGCTGGCAGGAAATCGAATTCCACCTGTCCCACCTGCGCATCTGGACCGGCGCCGTGGACGAGGGCGATGCGCCGCTGGACGACCCGCAGCGCGGCGGCTTCCACATGCGCGGCTTCCACGGCGTGACGCCGGAAACGCACGCGAGCTGCCACTACTTCTGGACCATCTCGACCAACCCGAAGTCCAACGTCGAAGAGGTCACGCGCATCGTTGTCGACCAGACCGCCCGGACCTTCCTGGAGGACAAGGAGATCGTCGAATCGCAATGGCGCAACCAGCAGCGCTTCGGCTTCCGGCCGCAGATGGACATCCACGTGGATGCCGGGCCCAATCGCGCGCGGCGCGTGATCAGGCAGTTGGTGGGGTAGCGCTCAGCCAGCTTTTCATGGGAGCCCGAAGGCGGAATGGAGCTCGTCCAGCGACGAGTACTTTGGCAGTATGAAGGCGGGCTGTCTTCAGGTCAGCTTCATGGTCGTGGTTCGCAGCGCGGGGTCCGGCTGCGCCGGCGGGTCGGCCCGGCGCGACTTCTCGTCGACGAAGCCCTTGGCGCGCTCCACGCCAAAGCTGTCGGCCGGTTCGCCCAGCCAGTAGGCGTTGCCCGATTCGGTGAAGGCGAGCGGGGCGGGTGGTTCGCCCACGAGGCGCACCTGCACGACTGGCGAGGTCATGATGGTCTTGCCATCGCCCTGCCCGGGCCGGTTGAAGACGCTGCCCATGAGCCTGCCGTTGCCCACCACCGACCAGCGCCGGATGG
Encoded proteins:
- a CDS encoding MarR family winged helix-turn-helix transcriptional regulator, whose product is MKAASGRKAVQREVGEDLYEQPGHLIRRAHQIAQGMFDEHVGRDVTPIQYAILRMVHEVPGIDQVGLARRIALDTSTTATAAARLESKGLLERTVVATNRRQLQLHLTPAGEKLLDGLVRGVHEMRSQLLDSLDPDERELFIALLRKFVHLNNEQSRAPLQLPEAPAAPAARKTRRA
- a CDS encoding ABC transporter substrate-binding protein, producing MHRRHCLAAAVLAAAPFLACAQAAPFKVGLILPMTGPFASTGKQIDAAVRLYLAQNGSKVAGRQVEVLLKDDQGLPETTRRLAQELIVGDKVDVLAGFGVTPAALAVAPLATQSKTPSVIMAAATSSIVGASPYFVRTSYTLQQSASTMAEWVHRNGIKDVVTMVSDYGPGIDAEKVFKERVEANGGKVPETIRVPMRNPDFAPFLQRVRDRKPDAVFVFIPSGPAAGLMKQFSERGLDKAGIRLIGDGGVTDDDLLNDMGDAALGVVTSFHYSAAHPSATNRKFVDAFMAANKGLRPNFMAVGGYDGMRVICKALEATKGKGGGDVLVAAMRGQTFESPRGPVVIDAQSGEIIQDVYIRRVEKKDGQLWNVEIDVSKGVRDRASRS
- a CDS encoding aromatic ring-hydroxylating dioxygenase subunit alpha — translated: MEANTQNLAHQAPFPSDRWWVAGFGWELKDQPLARTLLDVPLVLFRTPDGQVAALEDRCCHKELPLSLGAIEPRGLRCGYHGLLFDCQGTCVEIPGQEAIPAKARVRSYELRERDQVLWLWHGSTPDSRPDSEPPAYPFHTDPAFRFGGDMVHYDAPYQLVHDNLLDLSHLGYVHVHTIGGNPGLHMNAQMKVTQDGEVVKVVRHMPGSEAPPTYAQAWPFRGRIDRWQEIEFHLSHLRIWTGAVDEGDAPLDDPQRGGFHMRGFHGVTPETHASCHYFWTISTNPKSNVEEVTRIVVDQTARTFLEDKEIVESQWRNQQRFGFRPQMDIHVDAGPNRARRVIRQLVG